In Streptomyces sp. NBC_00569, a single genomic region encodes these proteins:
- a CDS encoding CaiB/BaiF CoA-transferase family protein — translation MEAVAGALTGAGPGRSAEADPAPLRVLDLTDELAYQGARLLVGIGADVVRIEPGAGLDPAARTHWHAGKRWVPVRGAAELDELARGADIVLESGPVARLRGLREGDGTSRWPHAVHVVVTPFGLTGPRRDWVGDDLVLASAGGMTWLGGRSGAQPKPPPREQAVQTAGAHAAIGALLGVVSGRPQLVDVSVQEAVAATLETAALTWIHAGRFPVRNGGVYEHVAHRIFAAADGYVAGGYSGSDRMWTDLLAWMVERGEAGDLTDACWSDAAYRWKGRAHVDELVQRFAARWPAAELADEARARALPWAEVVAPERLTVNPQLRDRGALVTVTGEGLPESGVEDVGFPWAALPRPVALEAVREVPRSESPWREPERRGLRGRPKSRALEGVRVLDLTWVLAGPYVTKQLGEHGADIVKVESKHRQDPTRFAPSMHLRPGADPDDSGYFLNFNRNKRSVALNLRTGEGQRLLRELVPHCDVIVENFSPGVLARWGMDYASLRELNPDVVLVSMAGVGQTGPWRKAVTFADTLAAMSGLSSETRDPGGPPQGLTFGLGDMVAANAAVLATLDLLARGRGGHVDLSQLEAMAATMGPAALEPVLDEGRPDPRTAEHPNRSPHAVPHGVYPAAGNDRWVAVSVTDEAQWRSLTRLVDLPCQNGDLGARRAREDAIDAALADWTRGHDAHKLAALLQAEGVPAAVVATGRDLVEADEHLDARGFYPVLDHPLAGSVRHEGVVARLAATPGALTDPAPLLGQHTREVLHEVLGLDDDRLDALAAEGVTE, via the coding sequence GTGGAAGCCGTGGCAGGAGCCTTGACAGGAGCCGGGCCGGGACGCTCGGCAGAAGCAGACCCGGCGCCGCTGCGCGTGCTCGATCTGACGGATGAACTGGCGTATCAGGGTGCGCGGCTGCTCGTGGGGATCGGCGCCGACGTCGTACGGATCGAGCCGGGCGCGGGCCTGGACCCGGCGGCTCGAACGCACTGGCACGCGGGGAAGCGCTGGGTGCCGGTGCGCGGGGCGGCCGAACTCGATGAGCTGGCGCGGGGCGCCGACATCGTTCTGGAGAGCGGACCCGTCGCGCGGTTGCGCGGGCTGCGGGAGGGCGACGGTACGTCGCGGTGGCCGCATGCCGTGCATGTGGTGGTGACGCCGTTCGGGCTCACCGGTCCGCGGCGCGACTGGGTCGGCGACGACCTCGTCCTCGCGTCGGCAGGCGGCATGACGTGGCTGGGCGGACGGTCCGGCGCGCAGCCGAAGCCGCCGCCACGCGAACAGGCGGTGCAGACGGCCGGTGCGCACGCGGCGATCGGAGCGCTGCTCGGCGTCGTGTCGGGCCGGCCCCAACTGGTCGACGTCTCCGTACAGGAGGCCGTCGCCGCCACCCTGGAGACCGCCGCCCTCACCTGGATCCACGCAGGTCGTTTCCCGGTGCGCAATGGCGGGGTGTACGAGCACGTGGCACATCGGATCTTCGCGGCGGCGGACGGGTACGTCGCCGGTGGTTACTCGGGCAGCGACCGCATGTGGACCGATCTGCTCGCGTGGATGGTGGAGCGGGGCGAGGCCGGCGACCTGACCGACGCCTGCTGGAGCGACGCCGCCTACCGGTGGAAGGGGCGGGCCCACGTCGACGAGCTCGTACAGCGGTTCGCGGCCCGGTGGCCGGCCGCCGAACTCGCCGACGAGGCGCGGGCGCGCGCTCTGCCGTGGGCGGAGGTCGTGGCGCCGGAGCGGCTGACGGTCAACCCGCAGCTGCGCGACCGGGGCGCGCTGGTCACCGTCACCGGTGAGGGGCTGCCGGAGAGCGGGGTGGAGGACGTCGGTTTCCCGTGGGCTGCGCTGCCCCGACCGGTCGCGCTGGAGGCGGTACGGGAGGTGCCGCGGTCGGAGTCCCCGTGGCGGGAGCCGGAGCGGCGAGGGTTGCGCGGGAGGCCCAAGTCCCGTGCCCTGGAAGGGGTTCGGGTCCTCGATCTGACCTGGGTGCTCGCCGGTCCGTACGTCACGAAGCAGTTGGGCGAGCACGGTGCGGACATCGTCAAGGTCGAGTCGAAACACCGGCAGGACCCCACGCGCTTCGCCCCCTCGATGCATCTGCGGCCGGGCGCCGACCCGGACGACAGCGGCTACTTCCTCAACTTCAACCGGAACAAGCGCAGCGTCGCCCTGAACCTGCGCACCGGTGAAGGGCAACGCCTGCTCCGGGAGTTGGTGCCGCACTGCGACGTGATCGTGGAGAACTTCAGCCCCGGGGTGCTCGCCCGGTGGGGCATGGACTACGCGTCGCTGCGCGAGCTGAATCCGGACGTCGTCCTGGTGTCGATGGCGGGGGTCGGGCAGACAGGTCCCTGGCGCAAGGCCGTGACGTTCGCCGACACGCTTGCCGCGATGTCGGGTCTGTCGAGCGAGACCCGGGATCCGGGCGGCCCGCCGCAGGGCCTGACGTTCGGGCTCGGCGACATGGTCGCGGCCAATGCCGCCGTGCTCGCCACGCTCGATCTGCTGGCGCGGGGGCGCGGCGGGCACGTGGACCTGTCCCAGTTGGAGGCGATGGCCGCGACGATGGGTCCGGCCGCGCTGGAGCCGGTGCTGGACGAGGGCCGGCCGGATCCGCGGACCGCCGAGCACCCCAACCGGTCGCCTCACGCCGTGCCGCACGGCGTGTATCCGGCGGCCGGGAACGACCGGTGGGTGGCCGTTTCCGTGACCGACGAGGCGCAGTGGAGGTCGCTCACCCGCCTCGTCGATCTCCCCTGCCAGAACGGCGACTTGGGGGCTCGCCGGGCCCGCGAGGACGCGATCGACGCGGCCCTGGCGGACTGGACGCGCGGCCATGACGCGCACAAGCTCGCCGCGCTGCTGCAGGCGGAAGGCGTCCCGGCGGCGGTCGTGGCGACCGGCCGGGATCTGGTCGAGGCCGACGAGCACCTCGACGCCCGCGGCTTCTATCCCGTACTGGACCATCCCCTGGCCGGATCCGTCCGGCACGAGGGCGTCGTGGCCCGGCTCGCGGCGACGCCCGGCGCGCTCACCGACCCGGCCCCGCTCCTCGGGCAGCACACCCGCGAGGTGCTGCACGAGGTGCTCGGCCTCGACGACGACCGACTCGACGCGCTGGCGGCCGAAGGCGTCACCGAATGA
- a CDS encoding M20 family metallopeptidase, which yields MSTDALAGLDEQRRAWTAEAWRHVTAERLRELIVGLVGVPSPTGDERPLAEHIAATLSSVGLRATTQAIDARQANAWARLEGDGSGPDLMLYAPIDTLTVGEESEDVPWIGPELREDMRPWATVYDDLVTGLGASNPKGHAACVMMAAEAIALAGIPLTGDLVAAFGAGGMPTNARPGSDRANTGQGVGCSFLLEQGVWTDYAVIAKPGWTVSWDEVGLAWFEVTVHGTHTYAGSRHRLPYDNAIARAADVVRHLEEWFVTYAERHTDGTVAPQGIVSSVRGGWPRMAAVTPAVCTLRVDLRIGPDTTPIQAKREFKSAVEALRDKLPGLDATVEMILAIPGTRTSRESWIFRSAAAGWEAFEGRAHEVIAANSGATDANILRGRGIPTVRVGMPKVAEAPFDIDFARGMNTVSVAEMERLTRHLIRTAVDTVTRSRDELEPSQDGAVA from the coding sequence GTGAGCACCGACGCGCTGGCGGGCCTCGACGAGCAGCGTCGCGCCTGGACCGCCGAAGCCTGGCGGCACGTCACCGCCGAGCGGCTGCGCGAGCTGATCGTGGGCCTGGTCGGCGTGCCGAGCCCGACCGGCGACGAGCGGCCGCTCGCCGAGCACATCGCGGCCACGCTCTCCTCCGTCGGCCTGCGCGCCACCACCCAGGCGATCGACGCCCGGCAGGCGAACGCCTGGGCCCGCCTCGAAGGTGACGGCAGCGGCCCGGACCTGATGCTGTACGCGCCCATCGACACGCTCACCGTGGGCGAGGAGAGCGAGGACGTGCCGTGGATCGGGCCCGAGCTGCGCGAGGACATGCGGCCGTGGGCCACCGTCTACGACGACCTGGTGACGGGGCTCGGCGCCTCCAACCCGAAGGGGCACGCGGCCTGCGTGATGATGGCCGCCGAGGCGATCGCGCTGGCCGGGATCCCGCTCACCGGCGACCTGGTGGCCGCGTTCGGCGCGGGCGGCATGCCCACCAACGCGCGCCCCGGCAGCGACCGGGCCAACACCGGTCAGGGTGTGGGGTGTTCGTTCCTTCTTGAGCAGGGCGTGTGGACCGACTATGCGGTGATCGCCAAGCCCGGCTGGACGGTGTCCTGGGACGAGGTCGGCCTGGCTTGGTTCGAGGTCACCGTGCACGGCACCCATACCTACGCGGGCTCGCGCCACCGCCTCCCCTACGACAACGCGATCGCCCGTGCCGCTGATGTCGTACGTCACCTGGAGGAGTGGTTCGTCACGTACGCGGAGCGGCACACGGACGGCACGGTCGCACCGCAGGGCATCGTGTCGTCGGTGCGCGGCGGCTGGCCGCGGATGGCGGCGGTCACCCCGGCCGTCTGCACGCTGCGGGTGGATCTGCGGATCGGTCCCGATACGACGCCGATTCAGGCGAAGCGTGAGTTCAAGTCCGCTGTCGAGGCGTTGAGGGACAAGCTGCCGGGTCTCGATGCCACGGTGGAGATGATCCTGGCCATCCCCGGCACCCGCACCAGCCGCGAGAGCTGGATCTTCCGCAGCGCCGCGGCCGGCTGGGAGGCCTTCGAGGGGCGGGCGCACGAGGTCATCGCGGCGAACAGCGGCGCGACCGACGCGAACATCCTGCGCGGGCGCGGCATCCCGACGGTGCGGGTCGGCATGCCGAAGGTGGCCGAGGCCCCGTTCGACATCGACTTCGCGCGCGGCATGAACACCGTGTCCGTGGCGGAGATGGAGCGGCTGACCCGCCATCTGATCCGCACGGCCGTCGACACCGTCACGCGTTCCCGTGACGAGCTGGAGCCTTCTCAGGACGGAGCAGTGGCATGA
- a CDS encoding alpha/beta fold hydrolase, which produces MSAAPQSHYADGAGVNYHYHDLGSGPDTVFLHGGGPGCTAWSDFGPVAPLFAADRRCLLVDIQQYGKSEKSRIEGPMWDHHAARTVGLLDTLGVDRADFVCNSWGGTIALNLAATYPERVRSLVITGSMPVFYGPLAPLPENGHRGRTARDIYYGGEGPTREKMRQLITKLEWYDGAKLPDETLTLRYEQSLDEGERALAAMSDSPRGDWQDLTAQLGRIQAPTLFMWGMQDAFLTPDYPLMLARMVPGGSLHVMDHASHHLQEERPEAYHSVVSGFLDSLS; this is translated from the coding sequence ATGTCAGCAGCACCACAGAGCCATTACGCCGACGGCGCGGGGGTCAACTACCACTACCACGACCTGGGTTCGGGACCGGACACGGTCTTTCTGCACGGCGGCGGCCCGGGCTGCACCGCGTGGAGCGACTTCGGGCCCGTGGCCCCGCTGTTCGCGGCCGACCGGCGCTGTCTGCTCGTCGACATCCAGCAGTACGGCAAGTCGGAGAAGTCCCGCATCGAGGGGCCGATGTGGGACCACCACGCGGCCAGGACCGTCGGCCTGCTCGACACGCTCGGCGTGGACCGCGCCGACTTCGTGTGCAACTCGTGGGGCGGCACGATCGCCCTCAACCTGGCCGCGACGTACCCGGAACGGGTCCGCTCGCTCGTCATCACCGGCAGCATGCCGGTCTTCTACGGTCCGCTCGCCCCGCTCCCCGAGAACGGCCACCGCGGCCGCACGGCCCGCGACATCTATTACGGCGGTGAGGGCCCGACCCGCGAGAAGATGCGCCAGCTGATCACCAAGCTGGAGTGGTACGACGGCGCGAAGCTCCCCGATGAGACCCTCACCCTGCGCTACGAGCAGAGCCTCGACGAGGGCGAGCGCGCACTCGCCGCGATGTCCGACTCGCCGCGCGGCGACTGGCAGGACCTGACGGCGCAACTCGGGCGGATCCAGGCCCCCACGCTGTTCATGTGGGGCATGCAGGACGCGTTCCTCACCCCGGACTACCCGCTGATGCTGGCCCGCATGGTGCCTGGCGGGAGCCTGCACGTGATGGACCACGCCTCGCACCACCTCCAGGAGGAGCGCCCCGAGGCGTACCACTCGGTGGTCAGCGGCTTCCTCGACTCCCTCTCCTGA
- a CDS encoding quinone oxidoreductase family protein, which yields MRAARFHTWGAAPVVDEVPEPVRKEGEVLVRVEAGAVAHLDVTVASGEFALKPNPPYVGGVEGAGTVLEADADSGLAPGTQVVLRGGGLGIVRDGTWTERVSVKRKAVTPLDAPLEPAVAASFFVPATTAYVALHDVGRVEKGEGVVVVGAAGAVGAMVAQQALAAGARVTGVVGRADQLADVPEGVEAVQLGDTQSLERLAQDRSAALLVDTLGGDGLVGRSRWVRQGGRAVVIGYVAGPHVALDLPSWLLDEVALLPVNMIRAEHRAREVAGDLVRRLSSGELTVAVEKFGLEDIPSALDALKNGRVRGRAVVLPS from the coding sequence ATGCGGGCGGCCCGGTTCCACACGTGGGGCGCAGCGCCGGTCGTCGACGAGGTGCCCGAGCCGGTGCGCAAGGAGGGCGAGGTCCTGGTCCGGGTCGAGGCGGGCGCGGTCGCCCACCTCGATGTGACCGTTGCCTCCGGCGAGTTCGCCTTGAAGCCGAACCCGCCGTACGTCGGTGGGGTCGAGGGCGCGGGCACCGTCCTGGAGGCCGACGCGGACTCCGGCCTCGCGCCCGGTACACAGGTGGTGCTGCGGGGCGGCGGCCTCGGCATCGTCCGCGACGGTACTTGGACGGAACGGGTCAGTGTGAAGCGCAAGGCGGTGACGCCGCTCGACGCCCCCCTCGAACCGGCCGTGGCGGCCAGCTTCTTCGTCCCCGCGACCACGGCGTACGTGGCGTTGCACGACGTCGGCAGGGTCGAGAAGGGTGAGGGGGTCGTCGTCGTCGGGGCGGCGGGCGCGGTCGGCGCGATGGTCGCCCAGCAGGCGCTCGCGGCGGGAGCGCGGGTGACCGGAGTGGTCGGCCGCGCCGACCAGCTCGCCGACGTTCCGGAGGGTGTCGAGGCGGTGCAGCTCGGCGACACGCAGAGCCTTGAGCGCCTCGCTCAGGACCGCTCGGCCGCGCTCCTTGTCGACACCCTCGGCGGCGACGGTCTCGTCGGCCGCAGCCGGTGGGTGCGACAGGGCGGGCGCGCGGTCGTCATCGGGTACGTGGCGGGCCCGCACGTGGCACTCGACCTGCCCAGCTGGCTCCTCGACGAGGTCGCTCTTCTTCCGGTCAACATGATCCGTGCGGAGCACCGGGCACGGGAGGTCGCGGGTGATCTCGTACGCCGGCTCTCTTCCGGTGAACTCACCGTGGCGGTCGAAAAGTTCGGCCTCGAGGACATCCCGTCGGCCCTGGACGCGCTGAAGAACGGCCGCGTACGGGGGCGCGCGGTCGTCCTGCCCTCGTAG
- a CDS encoding enoyl-CoA hydratase/isomerase family protein: MTAPSVLDVTRDGAVATIRVDRPKANAVDPAMIEEFLTVLPPLAADPEVRCIVVTGTGRFFIAGADIAVMRDLSAENQARMRRWIDVQRVIERAPKPVVAAMNGHALGGGAELSLACDLRIVSADAVFGFPEIRLGLFPGAGGSQRLPRLVGPHLAKRLMIEGERLTAQKALELGLVDLVAAPDAFDVVVAERARALAAQPTAAIALLKRVVDEGYGLPVEEALEREEKGVAELTRTADAAEGLQAFLDKRDAVFMGR, translated from the coding sequence ATGACCGCACCCTCCGTACTCGACGTGACCCGCGACGGTGCCGTGGCAACGATCCGGGTCGACCGGCCCAAGGCGAACGCCGTAGATCCGGCGATGATCGAGGAGTTCCTCACGGTCCTGCCGCCCCTCGCGGCCGACCCGGAGGTGCGCTGCATCGTCGTGACCGGTACCGGCCGGTTCTTCATCGCCGGGGCCGACATCGCGGTGATGCGGGACCTGTCGGCGGAGAACCAGGCCAGGATGCGCCGCTGGATCGACGTGCAGCGGGTCATCGAGCGGGCGCCGAAGCCGGTCGTCGCGGCGATGAACGGGCATGCGCTCGGCGGCGGCGCCGAACTGTCGCTCGCCTGCGATCTGCGGATCGTCTCCGCCGACGCCGTCTTCGGGTTCCCGGAGATCCGGCTCGGCCTGTTCCCGGGGGCCGGCGGCAGTCAGCGGCTGCCGCGACTCGTCGGACCGCACCTGGCGAAGCGCCTCATGATCGAGGGCGAACGGCTCACGGCACAGAAGGCGTTGGAGCTCGGGCTCGTGGACCTCGTGGCGGCGCCGGACGCGTTCGACGTCGTGGTCGCCGAGCGGGCCCGCGCGCTCGCCGCGCAGCCCACGGCAGCGATCGCGCTGCTCAAGCGGGTCGTGGACGAGGGCTACGGGCTACCCGTCGAGGAGGCCCTGGAGCGGGAGGAGAAGGGCGTGGCGGAACTGACCCGTACCGCCGACGCGGCCGAAGGGCTGCAGGCGTTCCTGGACAAGCGGGACGCGGTGTTCATGGGCCGGTGA
- a CDS encoding SDR family NAD(P)-dependent oxidoreductase — protein sequence MTLTPSAADRSLTAATGPVLVTGGTSGIGLAVARAVARAGRPVVVTGRSAERCQNADGLLKDIGGEHLASVADTTAPDALADVIARAAERWGPVTGLVTSAGRLARGSVLDLPIGELRAALETNVVGTWLALRAVLPGMLDAGYGRVVTIGSVLGSTGAPERAGYATTKGAVAALTRSAALELAGTGVTVNCVAPGPVRSPMNENDTDDDAAAQAAFTAKVPLGRWGRPEDVAHAVLPLLAPGSAFTTGSVVYVDGGYTAQ from the coding sequence ATGACACTCACACCATCCGCCGCCGACAGGTCCCTCACCGCTGCCACCGGCCCCGTCCTCGTCACCGGCGGCACCAGCGGCATCGGTCTCGCGGTGGCCCGCGCCGTGGCCCGCGCCGGGAGGCCCGTCGTGGTGACCGGGCGCTCGGCGGAGCGTTGCCAGAACGCCGATGGGCTCCTCAAGGACATCGGCGGGGAACATCTGGCCTCCGTCGCGGACACCACGGCCCCGGACGCCCTGGCGGACGTGATCGCCCGGGCCGCCGAACGCTGGGGGCCGGTCACCGGGCTCGTCACCTCGGCGGGGCGCCTCGCGCGCGGTTCGGTCCTCGACCTGCCGATCGGCGAACTGCGCGCCGCACTGGAGACCAACGTGGTCGGCACGTGGCTGGCCCTGCGCGCCGTCCTGCCGGGCATGCTCGACGCCGGGTACGGGCGCGTCGTGACGATCGGCTCCGTGCTCGGCTCGACGGGCGCCCCCGAGCGCGCCGGATACGCCACCACCAAGGGCGCGGTCGCCGCTCTCACGCGGTCGGCCGCGCTCGAACTCGCGGGCACCGGCGTGACGGTCAACTGCGTCGCCCCAGGACCGGTCCGCAGCCCCATGAACGAGAACGACACGGACGACGACGCCGCCGCTCAGGCAGCGTTCACCGCCAAGGTCCCGCTCGGCCGCTGGGGCCGTCCCGAGGACGTCGCCCACGCCGTCCTTCCGCTGCTCGCTCCCGGATCCGCCTTCACGACGGGCTCCGTGGTGTACGTCGACGGCGGCTATACGGCGCAGTGA
- a CDS encoding AMP-binding protein, producing MKRMTIPGLVDAAAEHFGDRPFLRTADGARRSYAQTRTAAATMAGALSERGCRPGDRVAALLSNRVELVDLILGCAWLGAVVVPLNTALHGRLLRHALREAEPRFLYVAAELAARVADTEYPGRVWVAGADDAPVAGTAQAAAPCAAEPGDTAAILFTSGTTGPSRGVRCPQAQFAWWGRNVADVLRLTADDTLYTCLPLFHTNAINALAQAMTVGAEIVVDGRFSASRYWARAAQTGATCVYLLGAMVPMLLAQPPGEGDRAHRAWRTLAPATPAPLWEPFRERFGVAVVDGFGSTETNLVIGHTPDRYRPGYMGTVRDGFHAQAVDAELTPVPDGTPGELMVRTDRRFAFASGYLGQPEETSGGWRRTGDRVVREPDGWFRFVDRVKDCIRRRGENISSYEVESAVRSHPAVAQAAAFPVASELAEDEVMVAVVPRAGSAVDPAELARHCARELPGFAVPRYVDVVAELPLTETGKVRKGVLRDRGVTAVTWDRSG from the coding sequence ATGAAGCGCATGACGATTCCCGGCCTCGTCGACGCCGCGGCCGAACACTTCGGCGACCGGCCCTTTCTGCGCACCGCGGACGGCGCTCGGCGTAGCTACGCGCAGACGCGGACGGCCGCGGCCACGATGGCCGGTGCGCTGTCGGAGCGGGGCTGCCGACCGGGGGACCGGGTCGCCGCGCTGCTGTCCAACCGGGTCGAACTCGTCGACCTGATCCTCGGCTGCGCCTGGCTCGGCGCGGTCGTCGTGCCGCTGAACACCGCCCTGCACGGGCGGCTGCTGCGGCATGCGTTGCGTGAGGCCGAGCCCCGATTCCTCTATGTCGCGGCCGAGTTGGCGGCGCGGGTGGCGGACACCGAATACCCGGGCCGCGTGTGGGTGGCCGGCGCGGACGACGCCCCCGTGGCCGGTACGGCGCAGGCGGCGGCCCCCTGCGCGGCGGAGCCCGGCGACACCGCGGCGATCCTCTTCACCTCCGGCACCACCGGACCCTCGCGCGGTGTGCGCTGCCCGCAGGCCCAATTCGCCTGGTGGGGGCGGAACGTGGCCGACGTCCTGCGCCTCACCGCCGACGACACCCTCTACACCTGTCTGCCGCTCTTCCACACCAACGCCATCAACGCGCTCGCGCAGGCCATGACGGTGGGGGCCGAGATCGTCGTCGACGGCCGGTTCTCCGCCTCGCGCTACTGGGCCCGTGCGGCGCAGACCGGTGCCACGTGTGTCTATCTCCTCGGCGCGATGGTGCCGATGCTGCTCGCGCAGCCGCCCGGGGAGGGCGACCGGGCGCACCGCGCCTGGCGCACCCTCGCGCCTGCCACCCCTGCTCCGCTGTGGGAGCCCTTCCGTGAACGGTTCGGCGTCGCCGTCGTCGACGGGTTCGGGTCCACGGAGACCAACCTCGTCATCGGGCACACCCCGGACCGGTATCGGCCGGGGTACATGGGGACGGTACGTGACGGCTTCCACGCGCAGGCCGTCGACGCGGAGCTCACCCCGGTCCCCGACGGGACCCCCGGTGAGCTCATGGTCCGTACCGATCGCCGATTCGCCTTCGCCTCCGGCTACTTGGGGCAACCGGAGGAAACGTCCGGAGGATGGCGCAGGACCGGCGACCGGGTGGTCCGCGAGCCCGACGGCTGGTTCCGCTTCGTCGACCGCGTCAAGGACTGCATCCGGCGCCGCGGCGAGAACATCTCCTCGTACGAGGTGGAGAGCGCTGTCCGCTCCCATCCGGCGGTCGCCCAGGCCGCGGCGTTCCCCGTCGCCTCCGAACTGGCGGAGGACGAGGTGATGGTGGCGGTCGTTCCGAGGGCCGGCTCGGCCGTGGACCCGGCGGAGCTGGCGCGGCACTGTGCGCGGGAGTTGCCCGGGTTCGCCGTGCCGCGGTACGTCGATGTGGTGGCGGAGCTGCCGCTCACGGAGACCGGGAAAGTGCGCAAGGGCGTGCTGCGGGATCGGGGTGTCACCGCTGTGACCTGGGACCGGTCCGGGTGA
- a CDS encoding Rieske 2Fe-2S domain-containing protein: MTTSEEMPARNEVAPKRPARPRRAAGDKMGRQDWSSWPHYDKAASGFRGYWYPVTWSSHITDDPKPYTICGEKITLIRDNGTAYALHNRCPHRGVPLSEGSQQFPGTVSCPYHGWTFDLPTGNLSAVITDGPGCRLTGKLGVRTYQVEERLGMVWVYIPVADEEPHPIDEQLPEELVSNAFVMGGRIEPRGGNWRFACENGFDEGHAKYLHRTALWRLFKPMPTWNITRIVPQGRWIYRVQDEVHWAADFPGVGRWSNKRWWKKQPPKETFNLGNTGKADAVDPTIEAQEFPGFASLSMPGVLRIAYPNFIHYEFYVPVDDDNHRYVGVMVNFKEGWGTVPFYGKYLGAIRWLFHGQFSGQDAWMVDVTDAPPEKLYRPDVSLTSWRNLSEDEYGKKLAATGAAETDPTTEKGA; encoded by the coding sequence ATGACGACGAGCGAAGAAATGCCGGCCCGCAATGAGGTCGCCCCCAAGCGGCCGGCCCGCCCGCGGCGCGCGGCCGGCGACAAGATGGGCCGACAGGACTGGTCGTCCTGGCCGCACTACGACAAGGCGGCGTCCGGATTCCGCGGCTACTGGTACCCGGTCACCTGGTCGAGCCACATCACCGACGACCCCAAGCCGTACACGATCTGCGGCGAGAAGATCACGCTGATCCGTGACAACGGCACGGCGTACGCGCTGCACAACCGCTGCCCGCACCGCGGTGTTCCGCTGTCCGAGGGCAGCCAGCAGTTCCCCGGCACGGTCAGCTGCCCGTACCACGGCTGGACCTTCGACCTGCCCACCGGAAATCTGTCCGCGGTCATCACGGACGGCCCTGGCTGTCGCCTGACCGGCAAGCTGGGCGTGCGCACGTACCAGGTCGAGGAGCGCCTCGGCATGGTGTGGGTGTACATCCCCGTCGCCGACGAGGAGCCGCACCCGATCGACGAGCAGCTGCCGGAGGAGCTGGTCTCGAACGCCTTCGTGATGGGGGGACGGATCGAGCCGCGCGGCGGCAACTGGCGGTTCGCCTGCGAGAACGGCTTCGACGAGGGCCACGCCAAGTACTTGCACCGCACAGCCCTTTGGCGGCTGTTCAAGCCGATGCCGACGTGGAACATCACCCGGATCGTGCCGCAGGGCCGCTGGATCTACCGGGTGCAGGACGAGGTGCACTGGGCGGCCGACTTCCCGGGCGTGGGCCGCTGGTCCAACAAGCGCTGGTGGAAGAAGCAGCCGCCGAAGGAGACGTTCAACCTCGGCAACACCGGCAAGGCGGACGCGGTCGACCCGACGATCGAGGCGCAGGAGTTCCCCGGATTCGCATCGCTGTCGATGCCGGGCGTGCTGCGGATCGCGTACCCGAACTTCATCCATTACGAGTTCTACGTCCCGGTCGACGACGACAACCACCGCTACGTCGGCGTGATGGTCAACTTCAAGGAGGGCTGGGGCACCGTCCCCTTCTACGGCAAGTACCTAGGCGCGATCCGCTGGCTGTTCCACGGGCAGTTCTCCGGACAGGACGCCTGGATGGTCGACGTCACGGACGCGCCCCCCGAGAAGCTGTACCGCCCCGACGTGTCGCTGACCTCCTGGCGCAACCTCAGCGAGGACGAGTACGGCAAGAAGCTCGCGGCCACCGGCGCCGCCGAGACCGACCCCACCACGGAGAAGGGTGCCTGA
- a CDS encoding alpha/beta fold hydrolase yields the protein MTIWNEISPTPFRVEYADAAGVPTRTLRAGDPTAQAVVFLHGTSGHLEAFARNISAHAAYDLHAVDMLGHGYTGKPDKPYEIADYVTHLVDYLDAVGVGAAHIVGESLGGWVGARAAVEHPERVLSLQLLCAGGTVANPTVMDRIRTSTRKAVTSDDIELTRKRMRLLMADDADATEELVAARHAIYHTPEFVAGVDNLLSLQEMERRQRNLLRPEELGRITQPTLVVWGRQNPFGETPEATAMHEAIPGSRLELFENCGHWPQHEQAERFNALSLEFIAKAAG from the coding sequence GTGACCATCTGGAACGAGATCAGCCCCACCCCTTTCCGCGTCGAGTACGCGGACGCCGCCGGCGTCCCCACCCGTACCCTGCGGGCCGGTGACCCGACCGCGCAGGCCGTCGTCTTCCTGCACGGCACGAGCGGTCACCTGGAGGCGTTCGCCCGCAACATCAGCGCGCACGCCGCGTACGACCTGCACGCCGTCGACATGCTCGGCCACGGCTACACCGGCAAGCCCGACAAGCCGTACGAGATCGCGGACTACGTCACCCACCTCGTCGACTACCTGGACGCCGTCGGTGTCGGGGCCGCCCACATCGTCGGCGAGTCGCTCGGCGGCTGGGTAGGCGCGCGGGCCGCCGTCGAGCACCCGGAGCGGGTGCTCAGCCTCCAGCTGCTGTGCGCCGGCGGCACGGTCGCCAACCCGACGGTGATGGACCGCATCCGGACCTCCACCCGGAAGGCCGTGACCAGTGACGACATCGAGCTGACGCGCAAGCGCATGCGGCTGCTCATGGCGGACGACGCGGACGCCACCGAGGAGCTGGTGGCGGCCCGGCACGCCATTTACCACACGCCGGAGTTCGTCGCGGGCGTCGACAACCTGCTCTCCCTGCAGGAGATGGAGCGCAGGCAGCGCAATCTGCTGCGCCCCGAGGAGCTCGGCCGGATCACCCAGCCGACCCTCGTGGTGTGGGGCCGGCAGAACCCGTTCGGCGAGACGCCCGAGGCGACGGCGATGCACGAGGCGATCCCGGGCTCGCGCCTTGAGCTCTTCGAGAACTGCGGGCACTGGCCGCAGCATGAGCAGGCCGAGCGCTTCAACGCCCTCAGCCTGGAGTTCATCGCCAAGGCGGCCGGCTGA